The stretch of DNA CATCGAGAACGTCGTTGCCTCGACGGGCATCGGCCAGGAGCTCGATCTCCAGAGTGTCGCCATGGATCTGGAGGGCGCCGACTACGACCCCGAGCAGTTCCCCGGGCTGGTCTACCGCACGCAGGAGCCCAAATCCGCCGCGCTGATCTTCCGTTCGGGGAAGATCGTCTGCACCGGCGCGAAGTCGACCGACGACGTCCACGAGAGCCTCCACATCGTCTTCGAGAAGCTCCGAGAGCTGAGCATCCCGATCGAGGACGACCCGGAGATCACCGTCCAGAACATCGTCACCAGCGCCGACCTCGGCGAGAGCCTGAACCTCAACGCCATCGCGATCGGGCTCGGCCTGGAGAGCATCGAGTACGAGCCCGAGCAGTTCCCCGGGCTGGTCTACCGGCTGGAGGAGCCCGACGTGGTCGCGCTGCTGTTCGGCTCCGGCAAGCTCGTCATCACGGGCGGGAAGCAGCCCGCCGACGCCGCCGAGGCCGTCGACGTGATCACCGAACGGCTCGACGAACTCGGCCTGCTGGACTGACAGCCGTGGTCTCCTTGGCCGCCGTTTCCCAGTCAGCCACGTTGCAGGCAGCACCGATCGGGGGGTCGACCGTCTCGGTGATCGCGACGTGGCTCCTGTTCTCCGCGTTCCTCTCCCTCACCGCGTTCATCGCCGCCCGCAACCTGCTCGGCGACGTGTCGCTGCGCCCGCACGCGCTCGTCGGGCCGCCGATCGCCGCGATCGCCTTCCTCGCGGCGACGTTCGAGTTCTCGCCGCTGCTCGCGCTCGTGGCCGCCCTCGGCGTCGACGCCGCCGTCTTCCGCTACATCCACGGGCTGAACCGCCGGCTGCTCGCGGGCGTCGTCGTCATCCACTTCACGGTGAGCGTCATCCTCGGCGCGATTCTGTTCAGCCTGATCGCGCTGATCGGCTCGGCGCCGGTGTAGCGCGGGGCCGTCCTCGCCGTGGAACGACGGCTTAACGCCCCCGCCCCCGCCACTGCCGTACATGAATACGCTCCGTATCGCGAACGGTCGCGTGCTCCGTCCCGACCACTCGATCGTCGAGGCCGACGTGCTGATCGACCAGTCGACGGGCGACATCGAACGTGTCGCCGCCCCCGAGGAGATCGACGCCGCGGCGGACGAGACGCTCGACGCCGACGGCGGGCTCGTCGTCCCCGGCATCGTCAACGCCCACGGCCACGCCCCGATGACGCTGCTCCGGGGGTACGCCGACGACAAACCGCTCGACGCGTGGCTCCAAGAGGACATCTGGCCCGCGGAGGGCGAGCTCACGGCCGAGGACATCCGGGCCGGCACCGAGCTCGCGGCGGTCGAGATGATCCGCACGGGGACGACCGGTTTCGTCGACATGTACTTCGAAGAGCCCCACGTCGCCGGCGTGGTTGAGGCGGCCGGACTGCGTGCCCTACTGGGCCACGGCTTCGTCTCCGTCGGGAAGTCGGAGACCGACGCCCGCGAGGACATGGAGAAGAGCGTCAACTTCGCCGACCAGTACGACGGGCTCGCCGGCGGCCGCATCTCGACGGCAGTGAAGCCCCACTCCCTGACGACCGTGAATGAGGCGCTGCTGCGCGAGGCTGTCGAGCGCGCCCGCGAGGCGGACCTCCCGGTCCACATCCACGCCAACGAGACCGTCGAGGAGGTCGAGCCGATCGTCGACGAGCGCGGCGTTCGCCCGCTTTCCTACGCCGCGGACGTGGGGCTGCTCGCGGACGGCGACTTCCTCGCCCACTGCGTCCACGTCGACGACGAGGAGATCGAGATCCTCGCCGACTCGGACGCGGCGGTGGTCCACTGCCCCGCATCGAACGCCAAACTGGCCTCCGGGATCGCGCCGGTCGCCGAGATGCTCGAGGCGGGCGTCACGGTCGGGCTCGGCACCGACGGTGCCGCCTCGAACAACGACCTCGACATGTTCGACGAGATCCGCGACGCCGCGATGCTCGGGAAACTCGGCGCCGACGACGCCGCCGCGGTGCCGGCCAGCGCAGCCGTCCGGATGGCGACCGAGGGGTCTGCCGCGGCGCTCGGCTTCGACTCCGGCCGGATCGAGGCGGGCGCGAACGCGGACCTCGCGGTCGTCGATCTCGACGCAGCGCACCTGACGCCCGAGCACGATCTGGTGAGCCACCTCGCGTACGCGACGAGCGGGCAGGACGTACGCCACACCGTCTGTGACGGGCAGGTGCTGATGGAAGACCGCGAGGTACAGACGCTGGACGTCGACGCCGTGCGGGAGCGCGCGCAGGAACGGGCCGACGAACTGGTGGCGCGAGTCGAGTAGGGTTACAGCAGCAGCGAGAACAGCGCGTAGGAACAGACGACGGCGATCGTCGGCGTGAGCACCCAGAGCACCGCGATCCGCCCCGCGGCGGTGGCGTCGAACAGGCTCTCCTTGCTCTGTGGCCGCGCTCGCTCGTCGCCGATGCTCGGCACCGCCGGCGGCGACTCCGGCTCCACGGCCTCCCCTTCCGCGATGTCGCCGACGGTCGGGCTCGCGGGCTCGTCCCGCTCTTCCGGTGTGAGCGCGCCGGTCGAGAGCTCCGATCCCATCTTCGTCTCGGGCGAGGGTTTCGCCAGCTCCGCGAGCGTCGCCGCCCGGCTGGCCCGCCCCCAGCCGAGGCCGATGATGCAGCAGGTGGTGCTGACCGCGAGGCTCGCGGGGATGCCGAGATACGACAACACGGTGATGATGGTGCCGCCGACGACGGAGACGATCAGCGCCGCGAGGATCGGCAGCTCGGTGATGTCGTCGCCGACGGTGTCGAGCGTTCGGCGGGCGATGGTGAACGAGCCGAGCGCGAACGCTCCCACCGCGAGCAGTACGCCCTGATCGACGGTCAGCGTGCCGTTGGCGCCGACTAAGGGTGCGACGGCGTTGGCGGCGTTGGAGGCGCCCGCCGAGAACGCCATGTAGCAGGCGATCAGGACGACCAGCGCCGAACCGACCAGATCCCGCGGGGTCGCGTTCCGGTTCACGCGCGGCTTCGGAATCCGCCCCGAGCGGTCGAGTTGGAGCAGGTGGAGCTCCAGCCGCGTGAACGCGAACCGGCCGTCGAGATACGGGTAGACGTAGCGGCCGATGACGGCGCCGCTGGCGAAGCCGACGACCGGCGCGACGATCCACGCCGAGACGATGACGAACATCAGCGCCCCGTTCAGCGTCCCCGTCGCCAGCCCCAGCCCGACGATGGCGCTGACGGCGGTCATCGACGTCGAGGCCGGGACGCCGTAGAGGTTCGAGATCAGCAGCGAGAGCCCCGTGAAAAAGAGCACGCCGACGCTCGCCTCCGGCGAGAACTGCGCTGCGGGGACGATGCTGCTGCTCATCGTGTCGATCACGTTCCGCCCGACGGTCCAGGCGCCGAGCAGCGCGAAGCCGGTGAACAGTACCCCTGCGGTGACTTTCCGGACGAGTCGGCCGCCGACCGCCGGGCCGAACGCGACCCCGGTCGAGGAACCGCCGATGTTGTAGCCGACGAACACCGCGACGAGTATCCCGAGGACGGCGAGCACCGTAACCATGTCCGGGTGTTCTGTGTCGAGGCGGAAAATACGAGGGGAGTGATACGCCGCTCGAGCTGTTTTGACGAACCGAGTGAACGATGTAGTTCCGTTTGACGGCGAGTGCGGGGCCACCTTCGGAGTGGTGGGACTGAACGCCGCCGCACCGTCCCTTCGGCGCGCCCGGGTGACCGTTCCCGGACGCCCCTTCGACACGGTTTTGCCCACACCACCAGAACCCACAGCCATGAGTTCCTACGAGCGCGTCACCGCGCACGTCGACGACCCCGAGGCGCTCCGCGAGGAGGGCCGCCGGAAGATGGACTGGGCGCTCCAGCACATGCCCATCTGCCAGTCGCTCCGCGAGGATTTCGAGGCGGAGAAACCCCTCGCCGGCGAGACGATCGGGATGGCGATGCACGTCGAGGCCAAGACGGCGATCCTCGTCGAGACGCTCGCCCTCGGCGGCGCCGAAGTAGCGGTCACGGGCTGCAACCCCCTCTCGACTCACGACGACGTGAGCGTCGCGCTGGACGACGTGGCGAACGTCACCTCCTACGCCGTCCGCGGCGTCGACGACGAGGAGTACTACGCCGCCATCGAGTCCGTCATCGACCACGAGCCGACGATCACGGTCGACGACGGTGCGGACATGGTGTTCCGCATCCACCAAGAGCACCCCGAGCTGATCGACTCCATCGTCGGCGGCGCCGAGGAGACGACCACCGGCGTCCACCGACTGCGCGCGATGGACGACGACGGCGAGCTGAACTACCCGATGTTCGCGGTGAACGACACGCCGATGAAGCGCCTGTTCGACAACGTCCACGGCACGGGCGAGTCGGCGCTGTCGGCGATCGCGATGACCACGAACCTCTCGTGGGCCGGCAAGACCGTCGTCGTCGCCGGCTACGGCTACTGCGGCAAGGGCGTGGCCTCGAAGGCGGCCGGGCAGGACGCCAACGTCGTCGTCTGTGAGGTCGAACCGCGCAAGGCGCTAGAAGCGCACATGGAGGGGTACGACGTGCTCCCGATGGCCGAGGCCGCGAAGGAGGGCGACGTGTTCGTCACCACCACCGGGAACAAGGACGTGATCACCCGCGAGCACTTCGAGCAGATGCAGGACGGCGTCCTGCTGGCCAACGCCGGCCACTTCGACGTGGAGATCAACCTCGATCACCTCGACGACCTCGCGGTCGACCGCTACGAGGCCCGCGACGGCGTCGAGTCCTTCGAGATGGCCGACGGCCGTCGGCTGAACGTGCTCGCCGAGGGCCGACTCGTGAACCTCGCCGCGCCGGTCGGGCTGGGCCACCCGGTCGAAGTGATGGACCAGTCTTTCGGGATTCAGGCGGTCTGTGTCCGAGAGATCGTCGAGAACGGCGACAGCTACGAGGCTGGCGTCCACGAGGTGCCGGACGAACTCGACGAGGAGGTCGCCGAGATCAAGCTCGCCGCCGAGGGCGTCGAGTACGACGGGCTGACTGACGAGCAGCGCGAGTACATGGACTCCTGGCAGCACGGGACGTAATTACTTCTCGCCGCGTTTTCCAGTGGTTTTGGTGGCGTCGCCGACGGTTTTCGAACTGGTGACTCGAACAGCAACAGCAGTTCGAGGCTAGACCACTTGCGACCGCAACCGCTCCGTACAGCCCTCATACCTCCCCAGCCGACTCACTCGCTTCGCTCGTTCGTCCCTCGCGCTGGTCGCGCCCACAAGGGGCGCTTCTGCTTCGCGCCGACCGCGACCGCGGTGCGGTGGCGGTGGACGCCTCGCGGCCGTCGACGAGAGCGAAGCTCTCGTCTGCCAATCAGAAATCTCTGATTTCTGATGACGGCGACGATCGCCGGCCGCGGGGGGAGGGGTGGGGATCCGGGGCTGTGCCGGACCTCGTGTCCGGCACCCTGCGGTCGCAAGTGGCCAACGATCGAGCTGCTGTCGCGGTCGCGGTTCGTGCTCACGTCAGCAGCATCGCCCAATCGAAACCAACCCACGAAAACCACCCATCACCGACCGCCTTTTGCCCCCTCGTACCCGACTCTCACCCAATGCCGACGAACAAGAAAGGCGACCGGCGCGAGCGCGAGCTCGTCAACCGGCTCGACGACGCCGGCTTCGCCGTCATGCGCGCGCCCGCCAGCGGGAGCGCGACCCAGCGGGAGCTCCCGGACGTGCTCGCGGGCAACGGCGAGAGCTTCTACGCCATCGAGGCTAAATCCTCCGCGGGCGACCCCATCTACCTCACCGGCGAGGAGGTGCAGGCCCTCGTCTACTTCGCCCAGAACTTCGGCGCCAAACCCCGCATCGGCGTGCGTTTCGACCGCGAGGACTGGTACTTCTTCCACCCGGGCGACTGCTACACCACCGACGGCGGCAACTACCGCGTGAAGAAGGAGACCGCGCTCGCCGACGGCACCGATATGGCCGAACTCGTCGGCGACACCGAGAAGGTCACCCTGGCGGAGGCGACGGAGCGCGGTACCGCTACCACGGCCGACGACGGTGACGACCCCGACGGGGGCGTCCGGAAGCTGCTGCAGGCGGTCGCCGACGGCACCCTCACCGTCGACGAGGCGGCCGAGGCGCTCGACTGAGCCGCATCGAAGTGCTTTAGGGTGCTCCCGGGCGATTCCGGAGTATGGATATCGAGGAGGGCATGGGGCGAAAGATCGTGCTCTCGATCGCCGCCGTCGCCCTGTTGATCGTCTCGTTCGTCGTCGTCGGCACGACCTTCGGTGTCGACGAGGGACTCTCCGCGACCGGCGGCCTCGCGATGCTCGGCGCACTGACCGGGTTCATTGTCCTCATGGGGGCGCTGGGGCTGTACTTCGCGAGTCAGGACTGAGCCGGCTCCCGTTCGCGCCAGTCAACTCGCTCCTCCGGCGGCGTCTCCCGTAGCCGCTCGCGGTACAGCACGAGCGGGTGGTTCGCCCGCTCGCGGTGGTCGTTCTGGTTCGTACAGATCCCGTAGGCTTCGAGCGTCTCACACGACGGCGGCGGGTACTGCGCCCCACGTTTCTCCCCGAGTCGCTCGACCGCGTAGCGGACCTGCGCCTCGTCGAGCGTCGTGTCGGCGCAGAACGCGGCCGCGCCGTCGGCGTCGAGCCCGATCGCGGCGAGGAACGACAGCAGCGCGAACGACTCGGTGTCGTCAAGCGCCTCGCTCTCGGCCCGCGTCAGTAGCTCGTCGACACAGTCCGGGAACAGGTCGGGCACTACTGCGTCGATATCTCTGACTGCCACGCGCTCGCCGAGCAAGTCCCGCAGCGCCGACAGCGGTTCCGCGAGCGCGTCCTCCAGCCCGTCCCGGCGGTCGTCGCCGAGATCGAACGGCAGCCCCGCCGCCACGCGACGCCGGACGGCCTCCACGAGCAGCCCCTCGCCGTCGGCGCCGTACAGCTCCCCCCGACGTGTCCGGACCTCGCCGTCGGCGAGCTCACGGTTCACCAGCCGCCACTCCTCTCCCCAGTCGTCGGTGAGCAGGAGGTACTGCTCGACGGCGACGCGGTACCAGTCGCGGTCGGTCGCGCCCGCGCTGCGGTTCTGCTCCGCGCCCGCGAGGCGTTCCTCCCGGACGGCGTCTTCGAGGCCGAACTCCCGGAGGATCCGCGGGAGCGACACCGAGGCGTCGGTCGTGCTGCGCAGGCCGTCGTCGTCGCCGGTCACGTCCTCGGCGAAGCGCGCGGCGGCCGTCGACGCCTCCGCGGCGGCGTACTTCTCGACGGCTTTCTCCTCCGACAGGAGGGAGACGAGCACGCGCGCGACGGGGTAGGAGAGCAGTTCGGCCTCGTCGCTCCACCGCCCCGGCTCGGCGGGCGCGGTAGTTCCCTCGGTCAGCGCGCGCTCGACGCGCTCGCGGCCGCGTTCGACGGCCGGGTCGCCCGAGGCGGCGAGTTCGGGCACCGAGGCGCCCAGCTCCCCGACGGCCTCCCGGGCCTCGTCGAAGAAGGGGTAGCGGGCGTGAAGCGGCTGCATGACTCGCCGTTTCACAGCCCCGTGAATAAGCACTTCGGACCCGACCTTTTTCGTCGTCGGGTGCGCCGGAGGCGCACCGCTCCTCGAAAAAGCTCGACGAAAAAGGCCGCTCGCTCACTTCGTTCGCTCGCGGTCGTGTTCGGTGTCCTCCCCGCGACCGCAACTACTCCTCGTCGTCCAGCGACAGCGCCGCCAACAGCGCCTCCAGTTGGACCTGCTCGTTCGCGCCCTCGGCGATCCGGTAGTCGGCCTCGCCGAGGCGTTCGAGCAGCCGCACGACTGCGCGGTCGTCGAGGTCGAACTCCCACGCCGAGCGGTGGAGCTGATCGACGATGTCGCCGCCGGCCATCCCCACGTCGGTCAGCAGCGTGTCGAGAGTCGCACGGGCCTTCGGGAAGTCGCCGGCGACGGCGGCGGCGACCATCTCCTCGACCTCCTCGGGGCGAGCGGTCGCGGTGACGGTGTAGACGGCCTCCTCGTCGACCACGTCGCCGGTCGTCGCGGCGGCCTGGAGATTGTTGATCGCGCGACGCATGTCGCCGTTGGCGGCGTAGACGAGCGCGTCGAGCCCCTCGTCGGTCATCTCGATCCCCTCGGCCTCGGCGATCTCCCGGATCTGCCCGGCGACGGCGTCGTCCGAGAGGGGGGAGAAGCGGAACACCGCACAGCGGGACTGGATCGGGTCGATGATCTTCGAGGAGTAGTTACAGGAGAGGATGAAGCGGGTGTTGTCCGAGAACTGCTCCATCGTCCGGCGCAGGGCGGACTGGGCGTCGCTCGTCAGCGAGTCGGCCTCGTCGAGGAAGATGATGCGGTAGTCCTCGCCGCCGAACGCCGAGCGCGCGAAGTTCTTGATGCGGTCCCGAACGACATCGATCCCGCGCTCGTCGGAGGCGTTGAGTTCGAGGAAGTTCCCGCGCCAGTCGTCGCCGTAGATCTCGCGGGCGATCGCGGTCGCGGTCGTCGTCTTCCCGACGCCCGCCGGGCCCGTGAACAGCATGTGGGGGAGTTCGCCGCCCTCGACGTAGCTCTTCACGCGCTCGATGGTCTCCTCCTGCCCGTGGATGTCGTCGAGCGTCTGGGGCCGGTACTTCTCGATCCAGATCTCCCGGCCCGCGGACTCGCCCTCGGCGTCGGCCTCGCTCATGGATTGAGAGGGGTCCGGGCGGGGCATAAACGGACCGGAGCACTCCCGGTTTTCTCGACGTCCAGCGACCGGTGGGTCCCCGAACGCTCCCGTGCCCTCCTCTATCGCCGTCGGCCGGAGCACTGACCGAGAACGGCCAGTATCCTTTTTGTGATCCATTGATATATCTATCAATATGTCGGATGGCTATGGATAAAACCGCCGTCTGAGGGATTCCGATGGCTGGGAACCGTCATTCACGGCTCGGTGTGGTGGTTCTCGTCCTTCTCCTTCTCGTAGGAGTGACTATCGTCGTGGCCGCGTCCGACCCGAGCATCGACGCCGATCCAAGCGAGGTCGACGCGGCCAACGCAACGTACGAAGTGACGGTCACCGTCGGATCACAGAGCAGCTCGCTGAACGGTCTCGAGGTCAACCTGAGTAACGCGAACTCGGACGTGAGCAACGTCAGTATCGAGGACGTGTCGACCGTCGGGATCGATCGCGGTGACGACGAATCCGGGACGACGATCGACGAATCCGCCATGTCGGACCTCAGTAACGTCGACGTGAGTGGGGGCGGCTACGTTCTAACGCTCCGATTCGGTGGCTCGTACTCCCTGTACGACGGCGACGAGGTTGTCGTGGTCTTCGACGACGTGCAGAACCCCGTATCGTCGGGCACGTACGACGTTCCGTTGGACATCAACCCCCAGAGCAGCGGCGGCGAAGCGACCGGAACGCTCCAGATAACTGACCCCACACCCTCCCCCACTGCGACGCCGACACCTTCGCCGACGTCAACACCGACCCCAACACCAACGTCGACACCTACTCCAACACCGACTGCAACACCGACTGTAACACCAACATCCACCCCGACCCCAACACCAACACCGACACCGACTGCAACGCCAACACCGACACCGACTGCAACGCCAACACCGACACCGACTGCAACGCCAACACCGACACCGACTGCAACGCCAACCCCGACACCGACTGCAACGCCAACCCCGACACCGACACCGGCGCCTTCACCCACCGCTACGCCGACACCGACGCCCTCACCGACTGCAACGCCGACACCGTCACCGACCGCAACGTCGACGCCCTCACCGACTGCAACGCCGACACCGTCACCGACCGCAACGTCGACGCCCTCACCGACTGCAACACCGGCTGATCCCCCGGGTGACGGTGACGGGGGCGAACCGACATCCACGGATACGGACACCGCGACACCGACGGAGACAGCTAAACCGACTTCGACGGTAGCTGGAGCGACACCTGTGACTCGAACCGCGACGACTACCGCAACACCGACTGTGACACCGTC from Halolamina sediminis encodes:
- a CDS encoding TATA-box-binding protein, which codes for MTDPKETITIENVVASTGIGQELDLQSVAMDLEGADYDPEQFPGLVYRTQEPKSAALIFRSGKIVCTGAKSTDDVHESLHIVFEKLRELSIPIEDDPEITVQNIVTSADLGESLNLNAIAIGLGLESIEYEPEQFPGLVYRLEEPDVVALLFGSGKLVITGGKQPADAAEAVDVITERLDELGLLD
- a CDS encoding DUF7473 family protein is translated as MVSLAAVSQSATLQAAPIGGSTVSVIATWLLFSAFLSLTAFIAARNLLGDVSLRPHALVGPPIAAIAFLAATFEFSPLLALVAALGVDAAVFRYIHGLNRRLLAGVVVIHFTVSVILGAILFSLIALIGSAPV
- a CDS encoding amidohydrolase encodes the protein MNTLRIANGRVLRPDHSIVEADVLIDQSTGDIERVAAPEEIDAAADETLDADGGLVVPGIVNAHGHAPMTLLRGYADDKPLDAWLQEDIWPAEGELTAEDIRAGTELAAVEMIRTGTTGFVDMYFEEPHVAGVVEAAGLRALLGHGFVSVGKSETDAREDMEKSVNFADQYDGLAGGRISTAVKPHSLTTVNEALLREAVERAREADLPVHIHANETVEEVEPIVDERGVRPLSYAADVGLLADGDFLAHCVHVDDEEIEILADSDAAVVHCPASNAKLASGIAPVAEMLEAGVTVGLGTDGAASNNDLDMFDEIRDAAMLGKLGADDAAAVPASAAVRMATEGSAAALGFDSGRIEAGANADLAVVDLDAAHLTPEHDLVSHLAYATSGQDVRHTVCDGQVLMEDREVQTLDVDAVRERAQERADELVARVE
- a CDS encoding inorganic phosphate transporter, which gives rise to MVTVLAVLGILVAVFVGYNIGGSSTGVAFGPAVGGRLVRKVTAGVLFTGFALLGAWTVGRNVIDTMSSSIVPAAQFSPEASVGVLFFTGLSLLISNLYGVPASTSMTAVSAIVGLGLATGTLNGALMFVIVSAWIVAPVVGFASGAVIGRYVYPYLDGRFAFTRLELHLLQLDRSGRIPKPRVNRNATPRDLVGSALVVLIACYMAFSAGASNAANAVAPLVGANGTLTVDQGVLLAVGAFALGSFTIARRTLDTVGDDITELPILAALIVSVVGGTIITVLSYLGIPASLAVSTTCCIIGLGWGRASRAATLAELAKPSPETKMGSELSTGALTPEERDEPASPTVGDIAEGEAVEPESPPAVPSIGDERARPQSKESLFDATAAGRIAVLWVLTPTIAVVCSYALFSLLL
- a CDS encoding adenosylhomocysteinase produces the protein MSSYERVTAHVDDPEALREEGRRKMDWALQHMPICQSLREDFEAEKPLAGETIGMAMHVEAKTAILVETLALGGAEVAVTGCNPLSTHDDVSVALDDVANVTSYAVRGVDDEEYYAAIESVIDHEPTITVDDGADMVFRIHQEHPELIDSIVGGAEETTTGVHRLRAMDDDGELNYPMFAVNDTPMKRLFDNVHGTGESALSAIAMTTNLSWAGKTVVVAGYGYCGKGVASKAAGQDANVVVCEVEPRKALEAHMEGYDVLPMAEAAKEGDVFVTTTGNKDVITREHFEQMQDGVLLANAGHFDVEINLDHLDDLAVDRYEARDGVESFEMADGRRLNVLAEGRLVNLAAPVGLGHPVEVMDQSFGIQAVCVREIVENGDSYEAGVHEVPDELDEEVAEIKLAAEGVEYDGLTDEQREYMDSWQHGT
- the hjc gene encoding Holliday junction resolvase Hjc, with amino-acid sequence MPTNKKGDRRERELVNRLDDAGFAVMRAPASGSATQRELPDVLAGNGESFYAIEAKSSAGDPIYLTGEEVQALVYFAQNFGAKPRIGVRFDREDWYFFHPGDCYTTDGGNYRVKKETALADGTDMAELVGDTEKVTLAEATERGTATTADDGDDPDGGVRKLLQAVADGTLTVDEAAEALD
- a CDS encoding DUF7472 family protein yields the protein MDIEEGMGRKIVLSIAAVALLIVSFVVVGTTFGVDEGLSATGGLAMLGALTGFIVLMGALGLYFASQD
- a CDS encoding replication factor C small subunit, translating into MSEADAEGESAGREIWIEKYRPQTLDDIHGQEETIERVKSYVEGGELPHMLFTGPAGVGKTTTATAIAREIYGDDWRGNFLELNASDERGIDVVRDRIKNFARSAFGGEDYRIIFLDEADSLTSDAQSALRRTMEQFSDNTRFILSCNYSSKIIDPIQSRCAVFRFSPLSDDAVAGQIREIAEAEGIEMTDEGLDALVYAANGDMRRAINNLQAAATTGDVVDEEAVYTVTATARPEEVEEMVAAAVAGDFPKARATLDTLLTDVGMAGGDIVDQLHRSAWEFDLDDRAVVRLLERLGEADYRIAEGANEQVQLEALLAALSLDDEE